A segment of the Salvia splendens isolate huo1 unplaced genomic scaffold, SspV2 ctg1188, whole genome shotgun sequence genome:
gtcccaagttacttgagtcgtattcctttttgaaTTGTCCCAAGTACTTagtcatttatctttttaactaaaaacaATACATCTAATCGCACATACTTTATtaattcttttactttactttctctcatctatcttactttattctcttttaatattttatttttaactcattaaacagaactttataaaatttcatgccgaaaagaaatgttgggacagaggagtataaaagtaggattcatattttttttcaattcattttttaacTCATTAAACAGAACTTTCTTTAATTTCTACTCCTTTTCTCGCATCTATGTATTCAATAAGCTGTCTTCTGTCTATATTACTTGGTCGGTTGATCCTGATTATAGATTTACAACTGACCTTGTAAAATGCTCCCATAGTCATATCGAGAGAAGAAGTTCCTCCCATAAGTTGCCCAATGCTCAGAAACAACATCCGACTTTCTAAAGCAATTATTGACAACCAAGCTAAAACACCCCTGTCAAAAAgcaatagtagtatttttttattgttctgTTTGTATTAAACTGTTTTAATCAACATCTTTTATGACTTTattttataggagtatttaGCTAATTGAGACATATTTTtagttattaattaaaatgttattatatatttgttttaaagTTTAGTAATGATAttgcttttaattttttgttaattttattgCGAATTTGTATTAGTACGTGAAAATTGTGTGGTGATACTAGtttaataaatttgaaaaattaaattttgttattttaatttctagATACTACAAATTTTGAAAGATAAGGAAAATAAGAAATATAGATAGTATATAATATGAGTAATAATTCGGCCCAACACAAGAGGCCCAATTGTTATTAGGGTTAGCTTTATAAATAATGTCATCTGTCAACTTCACGACATCATTCATTCACAGATAAAATTTTTCTTGTATCTTTTTCCTCTGTACCGCTTAAATTTCctccattctctctcttttatccTTTTCCTCTGTACCGCTTAAATTTCCTCCATCTCTCTATTCGTCTTCTGTTTCCTATATCGATTTTTCATCGATTATGAAACTCTAGATCGATTTTTCAGCGTTTGAACCAATTCTTTTTTTATGATGATTGGTTTCAGTTTCCTATATCGATTTTTCATCGATTATGAAACTCTAGATCGATTTTTCAGCGTTTGAACCAATTCTTTTTTTATGATGATTGGTTTCAGTTTCTATTTTCATCGATTATGAAACTCTAGATCATCGATTATGAAACTCTAGATCGATTTTTCAGCGTTTGAACCAATTCATTCTTTTTTGATGATGATTGATTTCAATTTCTATTTACCGAAAGAACAACCTTTTGATCTAATTGATTTgtattttcttccattttttaaaattaggttAAAGATCTGTTTTTTAATCTAAAATTGATCTGGAGAACAAATTTTTAGTTAACGATATTTTGTATAGATCTAAATTGTAATTCATGTTGATTTGATTGATATATATCGATCGATCTAATTGatatcttttttcatttttgtttctcTCCTTTTTAATGATGTTGATCTAATTTATTTAGATCAATTTTTGATCTAATTGATTTGTATTTTCTTACATTTtttaaagatttgattttttgaTCTAATTGATCTGGTACagaacaaatttttttttttcaatttctttaaattttgttACAGATATGAATTTAAATTGTAATGGGTGTTCAGGCAGATGTTTTGTATTTAAttgatctttttttttcatttttctctctttttttaatcATGTCTTTTTCAGAAACTCCCCCATCAGCTCAGAGGCGATCACGGCTCGGTCGTAGATCGCGACAGCGCCGTTGAGGCAGCGGGGGAACATTATGCGGTTGAGATTGGTGCGGCAGCGGTGGAGGTTTTGAGTTATCGAAGCTGCAATTCGTAGATCTGACCCGTAGATCTGTGCGGTTCGGCGGCGGTGGAGGTTTTGTTTCATCGAAGCATGAAACTCGCCCGTTGAGCCCGTAGATCTCGTAGTTAAGATCTGGAACCGTAGGTAATTTTATTGATTAGATTTATCGTTCccattttattttggttttaagtttgtcacattttatttagggttttatttaattttcaaatttctttTAGTATTTTTTGCAAAATTAAACCAAGTCCAATTCAGGAACTCTTTTAATACTCTTTTAATTGTATATGAGATTTTGCAAGCCCATTGcttcttttaattaaattttgcaaGCCCAGCCAGCCCAGTCTTTGTTTTTTGTCTATAAATATGTGATATGTGACTGAGGGATTTTGATTGATTGCAGTTTTTTATCTTCAGAATGAAGTTTTTCGCAGCCTTTTTCAATCTGAaaggttttttttattttcattcccATTCTGTATATATGATATGTTTAGATAGATTTTTTTGCTTATGCTATAGATTTTTGTGCCTCTGCTGCATGATCTGATCGCAATAGATGTATATGTTTAGAGATCTCAATTTGTGTTTTAGATAGatttttgttatgttttttCAGCTTATGTTACTTAGATATATAGTTGTATGTTTCAATATATGTTTAGAGATCTCAATTTATGTTTAGATAgatttttgtatgttttttcTGTATCTGCTTAATTTACTTAGATATATGATTCCCATTTTTTGCCCATATATCTCTCAGAGACCATTTTGTGCCCATCTATCTCTCAGAGAGAAATCTGATGATGTGTTATCTCTGACCTGATCTTGCTAAATCTGATAATGTGTTCTCTCTGTTCTGATCTTGCTTAGATATATAGAAGTGTTCTCTCTGATCCGATCTTACTTTCTCTGATCTTATCTTGCTTTCTCAGATGTGTTCTCTCGGATCTGATCTGATCTGGTCTCTGATGTGTTCTGATCTTTGTGTTCTCTCTGATCTGATCTTGCTTAGATATATAGTTCCCATTTTGTGCCCATATATCTCTCAGAGACCATTTTGTGCCCATCTATCTCTCAGAGAGAAATCTGATGATGTGTTATCTCTGACCTGATCTTGCTAAATCTGATAATGTGTTCTCTCTGTTCTGATCTTGCTTAGATATATAGAAGTGTTCTCTCTGATCTGATCTTGCTTTCTCTGATCTGATCTTGCTTTCTCAGATGTGTTCTCTCGGATCTGATCTGATCTGGTCTCTGATGTGCTCTGATCTTTGTGTTCTCTCTGATCTGATCTTGCTTAGATATATAGTTCCCATTTTGTGCCCATATATCTCTCAGATATGTTCTCTTTGATCTGATCGCTGTCTGTGTGATGTGTTCTCTATGATCTGATCTTGTCTCGGATGTCTTCTCTCTGATCTGATCTTGTAGGTTTAGGGAATGCAGGATTGGCGGCTGGCTTTGGAAGTGGCTTGAGGCCTGGCACGTTTGCCAAACACAAGAACTCCAATGCAAAGCCGGAGAAGCAGAAATCCTTGTCGAGAAGAGGGTGCCGTTGCGTTTGCAACTGCCCCGAATGCAGAGAGATTACTCAATCTGTCAATGCCATGAGTGAACACTGGAAGACTGTTCACGGCTATAATGGCGACAGCTTTTGCTATGTTTGCGGTAATGCCAATGTCAATGGCCTTGCATGCCGGTCCTATGAGATCTGCCAGGCACCATATGTCAAAACCGCTGCTCAGCGCAAGGCTTTGTTTGCGGATAATGCACGCAAGATGAAACAAAAGTGGTGGAAGAAAGACTGAAGAGGATGGAGAGTGAAGAAGCCTTTTTGAGTTACTGTTCTAATATTGTGAACACTAATCCTGTTTAGTTTCTATCAATGACTTTTGTATCACTTCAATGTGACAGTTACTATGCCAATCTTATGAATATTTTTGAGTTACTGTTCTGTTTTCTGACTTAGTTACCATTCTAATCTTATGAATTTTTTTGAGTTACTTTCAGTTATTCTTatcctttatatttttattgaaagaaATGtaagagttttttttattaaatgttggTGGAGcttttaataatttttcaatttagAAATCGATAGTCAATCAGTATCAGCCACACCAATATAATCTAAAATATTCCTTGGGATTTCACatgattttttttcacaaaTCTTTGCTAAGTGCGATGAACTTCTTTCAATAAATCCAATCTAAAaagattatttatttttcacttacTTATGTTAAATGTTTGATATAAATATCTCAACCAGTGAGTGTCGAATTAGTGGACGCTTTCCTGCAC
Coding sequences within it:
- the LOC121788993 gene encoding uncharacterized protein LOC121788993; amino-acid sequence: MKFFAAFFNLKGLGNAGLAAGFGSGLRPGTFAKHKNSNAKPEKQKSLSRRGCRCVCNCPECREITQSVNAMSEHWKTVHGYNGDSFCYVCGNANVNGLACRSYEICQAPYVKTAAQRKALFADNARKMKQKWWKKD